The region ATATATTCACACCGCAGTGCACCACACATTTAGATTCTTCAAGTCTTCCTTTCTTCTGGCCTTCAGCCATCCAACCTAGCCTGTCAGGTACTTCTGGTTAATTAATTATACATAAGCTTTATCCAAGccacccccttccctctctctatGAATTGgtcttcattctcttttcagTTCGGGCTAGAAGGCACCTCCTCCCTTAAGATTTCCCTCATCGATGCTCTCTACTAAGTTCGGCCCTCGACTCAAGCACGGCTCTGCTTTGTAACCCCTTAAAACACTCCTTCAGGTCATGAGAGGCTTTCGGGATCGCCCGGccatgacatgattttttttcattaaaatgtggaGTTTGAGCTGCCGGTTCTGAGGCGCCGGACTTTGGACTCCAAACAAGATTCCTAGCTAAAGACACAAGAAAACGGGTGAGCTGCGGCTGAACCGCAGGCCAGTTTGGGGATGGTCCGTTTGGACCGGACAAGGGCGAGGGAAATGGGGGAGGATGGTGACGCACCTGAGTAAGTCCGCTAGACCAGAGGAAATAAACTAAGGCTTGGTACAGAGCACAGaggctgacacacacacacacacacacacacacacacacacacacacacacgcgtgcgcgcgcgcaaAGCTGAGAGAGGAGCAGTCCCAGGTATCTGACAATGACACGGCCCCGATCCGGACAAAGCCCCCAGATTTCCGGAGTGCTCCCCCTCCCAGGCCACCTCCAGAGATTACTGTTAACGCATCCCTCCGCCCTGCCCAGCTCGGGCGCGCCGggcgccctcccccccccacgcccgcccgcccgcggccgcGGCTCCCCGCCCCCTGCGAACGCGGCTCCCCAGTGTCCTCTAGAACGCCGGCGCGGCTGTCGGGTTTCGAACCCCAGCGCAGACCCTCGCCCTCGGCGCGCGCGGCCAAGCCGCTGGCCAGCCTTCGGCCCCCGCATCAATCATTAACGGGTCGGCTCGGCTGCTGTGGCCCGAGAAGGGGGATGGTATGGAACTCGAGACTGGGGACAACTCTATCCCCCGAAGCGGCTGCGAAACCCTAGCCCGGGAGGCCCCCTCCCTTTCTCGGTGCGCTCGTCCCTCCCTTCCTCCGCGCCTCAGCTCGCACATCCCCGCCTCTCGCTCCGGGGGCGGCGGCGGAGGCGCCCGCACCGCGCGATGCCCAGTCACCGCAGCagcagcgccgccgccgccgccgcagtcCGCCGTGCcgcgccgcctccgccgccgccgccgccgccgccgccgctgtcGCAGCGCGGGCGGCCGCGCGCCGGTAGCAGGGAGCTTGGCGAGTGGGCCGCCGAGCCCCGCGCGCTCCGCGCTCCTGCCAGTCCCCGCGCTGCCTATtaactgattattttatttatttatttttttaggaacgGCTGCTCGGAGGCGCAGGTCCTCTCCTGAACCTGCAAAGACGCCCCTGGCGCGGGCACAAAGGCtccgacggcggccagccgggtCTACCAAGCGCCCGGGAGCAGGCGCCAGAGGTCGCTTGCGCGCACCCCAGCCGAACCCCGGGCACCATGCCGCGGCGCCTGCAGCCTCGGGGCGCGGGCACAAAGGGCCCTCCCGCCACGGCCCCGGCAGCTTCGGCGGCTGCCCGGCACTCCCACCCTGCCGCCTCTGGGGACCCCCCAGCGTCGGCCAAGCCGCTGCTGCGCTGGGACGAGGTGCCTGACGACTTCGTGGAGTGCTTCATCCTGTCGGGCTACCGGCGTCTGCCGTGCACGGCCCAGGAGTGCCTAGCCTCGGTGCTGAAGCCTACCAATGAGACGCTCAACTTCTGGACGCACTTCATCCCGCTGCTGCTGTTCCTGAGCAAGTTCTGCCGTCTGTTTTTCCTGAGCGGCGGCGACGTGCCCTTCCACCACCCCTGGCTGCTGCCGCTGTGGTGCTATGCGTCGGGCGTGCTGCTGACCTTCGCCATGAGCTGCACGGCGCACGTGTTCAGCTGCCTGTCGCTGCGCCTGCGTGCCGTCTTCTTCTACCTGGACTACGCGTCCATCAGCTACTACGGCTTCGGCAGCACCGTGGCCTACTACTACTACCTGCTGCCTGGCCTGAGCCTACTGGATGCCAGGGTCATGACCCCATATGTGCAACAGCGCCTGGGCTGGCATGTGGACTGCACGCACCTCATCGCTGCCTACCGTGCTCTGGTGCTGCCTGTCGCCTTCGTGCTGGCGGTGGCCTGCACCGTGGCCTGCTGCAAGAGCCGCACCGACTGGTGCCACTACCCGTTCGCGTTGCGCACCTTCGTCTTCGTCATGCCGCTCAGCATGGCCTGTCCCATTATGCTGGAGAGCTGGCTCTTCGACTTGCGTGGTGAGAACCCCACTCTCTTCGTGCACTTCTACCGCCGCTACTTCTGGCTGGTGGTGGCCGCCTTCTTCAACGTGAGCAAGATCCCTGAGCGCATCCAGCCAGGCCTCTTTGACATCATCGGCCACAGCCACCAGCTCTTCCATATCTTCACCTTCCTCAGCATTTACGACCAGGTGTACTATGTGGAGGAGGGCCTGCGCCAGTTCCTCCAGGCTCCGCCTGCTGCGCCCACCTTCTCAGGCACCGTGGGCTACATGCTGCTGCTAGTGGTCTGCCTGGGGCTAGTCATCAGGAAATTCCTAAACAGCTCCGAAATCTGCAGTAAAAAGTGAACCTCCACCTTGGAGGAGGCTACTGGTTTGCCCACCTATTTGGAGTGTCTGTTGCTattgttggtttgttttcaagttttgttATGTTTCCTTCGTTGCTCGAGGAGGGTGCTGCAAAACCATAGGCGAAAAGCCCACTGCTACAAAGGGCTCCCAGTCCATTTGGGGCTTtggaagagggagaaggtggggtgggggagtcaAGCAGGAGAGAGATGGTCACTGATTCTTGTTCctggaaaaaaattcagatgGTGTCTGTGACACCCAGGGATTTTTCAAGGGCAGCAAATAATATCCCaaataaaaccccaaagagtTGGCTTTTCCAGTCATCTGTGCCAGTGGTAATAAGGAGTAGCTGTTGTGGGGTCAGGTATGCAGTAAAGAGGGTAAATAGACCAAATCCCTGGGTACTTCAATTTCAGTTTGAGAAATGCTTGGATTTGTCAAAAGAATGGAACTTTGTAGGAAACAGGCACAAAGACACAAACCTAGGGCTTAACCTGCTAGAAAATGCATGGAATGTGAACACAagttaattatttcaaaaaatgtttctcagatgttatttaaatagtaatatatacaatgatttttcataatttatcaaAGCCTGTGATATGCACTGAATTTTCTTTGTCCCATAGTTTTGAATTTTGCAGCCTTCTGCATTGCATACACTTGAACTGGACATCAGGGCAAGCTGCTTGAGCATTCTCAACTACTTTTTTAAACAGTGTTTTCTGACAGCCTATGTATGTCATGATACAACTGTGAATTATTCCACCTTAGGGAACTCTGGTTAAACGATTGGAGCTCAAGTGGTTTGTAAAGATCCCAGATTCTTGTTTACTTTAATGTATTCCACAGAACCCatcctggtttttgtttgtttgttttgtttttgatcttaTTCTTTGCTTATTTAAATTGCCACTGGAATAAATGTGCCTTTTGAAGCAATTCCCAAATGACTGGTCCTCAAACATAGTGTCTTGCATGGGGAGAGCAGTAAGAATAAGCTTTTCTTACTTTACTTCGAATCAAGGTTTAACATTCCacccaggagggaaggaagatggTCTTGGTTTTAAGTTTTGGGTAGGACCAGAAGTAGCTTATAGGGGCTTGCAGAGCATTTGGCTTCTCTACAAGGAGAGGGAGCCAACCCACTAATGTGGATGTGGTTCTTAATGCAgcatgggggaaggagagaggacacTATTCTAAACTGATGCCATCCATCgttgcttaaaattaaaaatataatattctggaataaataagggagttttattatgaaaatcagGAGCATATCATTGAATTGTAACTGAAAATGTTGAGTTAAATAAGATTACACTTGCACAGTTAAACACTGAAGTCTCATTTGGATCCAGACTATTGAAATGATTGGCAGTCAGTCTAAATCCTTGAAACATTCATGAACATGCCTCTGAGATCCTTTCTAACAACCAGATTGGCCAGTGTTCTTTACGCATTTCTTATAAATGTAATTGAGATGGCCACTCTAGATTAACACAAACCACTGAGGCGGTTTATTTAAATACTTACCACACTTACTGAGAAGTTGATTTGGTTAAGAACCAAGTAAGTCATTGAATTAGAAGTCTTGACTTCATAGAATAATTTAGATAAAGCACGTAAGGTAGATGAACACTTATCTCAGCACTGGTAGGCTGGCATTCCTAAAAAGATTTCTGTTTTTGCTTATGCTTTTAATCACTTCTGTATTTGTAAACAGAGAAGCTTAGCACCATTCCCCAGAGAAACCAGTATTCCTATATGTGTGTATCCTTGTGTGTGTTAATTTTCACACAGaagttaaatttatatatgtctatatttaaTTTAGAACCTCTTACTGGGATTGTAATACACTTAGCACAGTTGCTGAGTATCAGTGTCCTTTGTGAAGTGCAAGGAGATTCCTGTTCGGTTACAGAGGCTGATAATTTGTGCTTACCACAGATGTTATTCTTCAGCTGTAACTTAATTCAGTGTGTTCAAGGACAACTGTGGAAATCAGAATATTTCCACATGCAAATTTACTTGCATGTCATTGCTGTCTCTTCTAGAGCCCCAAAGAATGTTGATTTAGAAGCTAGAAAAACAGGTTGAAGGGTATTTTGTAGCTTCCTTATAAATGGGACCTGCCTTTCAGAAGGAATTTGCAAGAGGAAGACTTCTAAAGAGGATTGATGAGTTTAAGAACATGAACTAAACcccaaatttgtcattttaagctTTTGTTGTAAGTCATCCAGGTCCACAAACAGAAGTCTCTTCTTGCCCTGTGTCATTGACCTTAAGCAGAGGCCACTTAAGGATAAAATTATGCCCATATCATTTTCAAGTGATTATGATGCATGAGCCCAGTGACATGACACACTTTTCCCTGTGAAGATTTTAGCACCCAGTATGTCCCAGAGAGAATGAGGACtcactttccttctccctttgcCTTTTCCCTTCTCCACGTTCCCTTTCCCATTCCATCCCAGATTGTATATACTGCATATAATATTGACAAGAGGACATTCTAGTTGAAAGCAGTGGTTTGGCTTCACTTCATGTTTGCAAATAGATACCCTATACACTACTTGAAACCAGGGTTGATTTATTAAACTGTATAGGCTATTTGCTAAATTATATCAGATTTCTGTCCAGATAAATCATGCTATTTTAGAAGCAAATGTTTACTTAGAGTCTCCCCGATTGCATAGAACTATCCAGGTTTATTACCTGTTTCAGGGATAATGTGGCAATCAGAATGAAATAtcgtcaaaaatatttttcacgcTTTCCATTTTGCCACATCgttaaaattcagttttactTTGTTGTGTTCAGCTGTTTGAAATGTAGgacaaattataaataagaattcACTCCATTATCTCTATACAACCTATTTTGGCagtaaaattttgaaacatattatgtaatacatttcatttttacttgttAGTCATGATCTGGATGACATCTCAAGGAGCAGCGCCATACAGTGGTGCCTGGGAAACGAGGGTGTTTGACTTCAGTGCCTGTCACCCTGTGGGTTGGTCTCTGGGGCTGACTCAGACTGGCTTAGTTGGCTAAAGTGGttcctttcttccctgccttCTTGCAGCTCAGGTGAAGAGGATGACCTTCCCAGACAGAGGAAGCGAGTTCTTCAGTCATGTCATGACTggcatgtaaaaataaatgtgatcttTTCCACTGGCCATACACTTTCTATAAATAGCCCAGGGAGAAAGTATGGGGCTACAGAACTGGCTAGAGTGGCCTTCCCATGTTTCCATTCATAAATCCTGCCTGTGAGTGCTTGCAGTCAAAAAACCGGTTAGCCTAATTCATCATGCAACTTTGTGGGAATCATTTCTACGAATGCGAAATTTGGAGCTAGAGgcaatttttatagcttttttttttttttttttttttttttttggtgctgaACCTGAGGGCTAACAGCAATAATAAACAGGAACTTTTATCTTCAAATCTTCTTCATAACTAGTTAATCTGCACCAAGCTGTATagtgagagacaggtattataggAACTATCTCTATTTCAAGGTTTTATAGTTGGTCCAAGGTGACAGAATTAAGTTTTCAAACTGGGGACAATTATGTGCTCAattgtattttgtagtttgcACAGCGATGATGCCTGG is a window of Microcebus murinus isolate Inina chromosome 1, M.murinus_Inina_mat1.0, whole genome shotgun sequence DNA encoding:
- the PAQR9 gene encoding membrane progestin receptor epsilon isoform X1, which gives rise to MERLLGGAGPLLNLQRRPWRGHKGSDGGQPGLPSAREQAPEVACAHPSRTPGTMPRRLQPRGAGTKGPPATAPAASAAARHSHPAASGDPPASAKPLLRWDEVPDDFVECFILSGYRRLPCTAQECLASVLKPTNETLNFWTHFIPLLLFLSKFCRLFFLSGGDVPFHHPWLLPLWCYASGVLLTFAMSCTAHVFSCLSLRLRAVFFYLDYASISYYGFGSTVAYYYYLLPGLSLLDARVMTPYVQQRLGWHVDCTHLIAAYRALVLPVAFVLAVACTVACCKSRTDWCHYPFALRTFVFVMPLSMACPIMLESWLFDLRGENPTLFVHFYRRYFWLVVAAFFNVSKIPERIQPGLFDIIGHSHQLFHIFTFLSIYDQVYYVEEGLRQFLQAPPAAPTFSGTVGYMLLLVVCLGLVIRKFLNSSEICSKK
- the PAQR9 gene encoding membrane progestin receptor epsilon isoform X2; the protein is MPRRLQPRGAGTKGPPATAPAASAAARHSHPAASGDPPASAKPLLRWDEVPDDFVECFILSGYRRLPCTAQECLASVLKPTNETLNFWTHFIPLLLFLSKFCRLFFLSGGDVPFHHPWLLPLWCYASGVLLTFAMSCTAHVFSCLSLRLRAVFFYLDYASISYYGFGSTVAYYYYLLPGLSLLDARVMTPYVQQRLGWHVDCTHLIAAYRALVLPVAFVLAVACTVACCKSRTDWCHYPFALRTFVFVMPLSMACPIMLESWLFDLRGENPTLFVHFYRRYFWLVVAAFFNVSKIPERIQPGLFDIIGHSHQLFHIFTFLSIYDQVYYVEEGLRQFLQAPPAAPTFSGTVGYMLLLVVCLGLVIRKFLNSSEICSKK